The proteins below are encoded in one region of Paenarthrobacter ilicis:
- a CDS encoding MFS transporter, translating to MTASTNAAPAQHERLTGRQTRKVVTAGCVGIFVELYDNGIFAFMAGTLALVFLAPGNPDNALLFVFAGYAVSFFVRPLGAIVCGYLGDRIGRQKLLVFVIMLISVATAGIGLLPPYAAIGIAAPILLVLLRLVQGFSVGGEAAGAMTFLAEHAPEGKRGIITSYAQIASFAALLTGTLVAYSMSPWLTQAAIDGGGFGSFAWRIPFLVAIPMGIIGWYIRKAISDTPNFEKLKEEGGLSKNPLKEALASPVHRRAMLLALFIPLMNGSGYYVLFSYMPTFLKGKQLNFTIGEALLVTACSLVVICIAIPFMGSLSDRVGRKKVIAGSAIGMAVLGIPSYALIATGQMGLAILGACIMAVIFAGHTAVIHILLVELFPTRVRYSAYGVGYNISSALFGGTAPLLMTWLISSTNNIYMPAFYAVITALGTLIAVSTVKDRAHEPLRDA from the coding sequence ATGACCGCAAGCACCAACGCTGCGCCCGCGCAGCATGAGCGGCTCACGGGCCGCCAAACCCGCAAGGTTGTCACCGCAGGGTGCGTTGGCATCTTTGTGGAACTCTACGACAACGGCATTTTCGCTTTCATGGCCGGAACGCTGGCGCTGGTCTTCCTCGCCCCGGGCAACCCTGACAACGCACTGCTCTTTGTGTTCGCCGGCTACGCCGTCTCCTTCTTCGTCCGCCCGCTTGGCGCGATTGTTTGCGGTTACCTGGGAGACCGGATCGGCAGGCAAAAGCTACTGGTCTTCGTGATCATGCTGATCAGCGTGGCCACTGCCGGCATCGGCCTGCTGCCGCCCTACGCGGCAATCGGCATCGCGGCTCCCATCCTGCTGGTACTTCTCCGCTTGGTCCAAGGCTTCTCCGTGGGTGGCGAGGCTGCCGGCGCCATGACCTTCCTTGCCGAACACGCACCCGAAGGCAAGCGCGGCATCATCACCTCCTACGCCCAGATCGCCTCCTTCGCAGCACTCCTGACCGGTACTTTGGTTGCCTACTCCATGTCACCGTGGCTCACCCAGGCAGCGATCGACGGCGGTGGATTCGGCTCGTTCGCCTGGCGCATTCCGTTCCTGGTCGCCATCCCCATGGGCATCATCGGCTGGTACATCCGCAAGGCCATCAGCGATACCCCCAACTTCGAAAAGCTGAAGGAAGAGGGCGGCCTTTCCAAGAACCCGCTCAAGGAAGCCCTGGCCAGCCCGGTCCACCGCCGCGCCATGCTCCTGGCCCTGTTCATCCCGCTGATGAACGGCTCCGGCTACTACGTCCTCTTCTCCTATATGCCCACTTTCCTCAAGGGCAAGCAACTGAACTTCACCATTGGCGAGGCCCTGCTGGTGACCGCCTGCAGCCTGGTGGTCATCTGCATCGCGATCCCGTTCATGGGCTCACTGTCTGACCGCGTGGGCCGCAAGAAAGTCATCGCCGGCTCCGCGATCGGCATGGCGGTCCTGGGCATCCCGTCCTACGCGCTGATCGCTACCGGCCAGATGGGCCTCGCTATCCTGGGCGCCTGCATCATGGCGGTCATCTTCGCCGGCCACACCGCCGTCATCCACATCCTGCTCGTTGAACTGTTCCCCACCCGGGTCCGGTACTCCGCTTACGGCGTGGGCTACAACATCTCCTCGGCACTCTTCGGCGGTACGGCTCCGCTGCTCATGACCTGGTTGATCAGCAGCACCAACAACATCTACATGCCGGCGTTCTATGCGGTCATCACCGCACTGGGCACGCTCATTGCGGTCAGCACGGTCAAGGACCGTGCACACGAGCCGCTGCGGGACGCCTAG
- a CDS encoding biotin-dependent carboxyltransferase family protein, with amino-acid sequence MSGGILIQQPGNSVVTDLGRTRGPRYGLPVNGAVDQYSARAANILAGNPDNDPLVEITALDFRMQATTDLLISVTGAPLTLTVGGRACSQWEPVSVRAGETVSLRGIHRGLRAYLAVHGSVEAETLLGSAAPDTVVGFGLQLREGTILATRRSVGPIRQPYFDLPLFRLGLERPSMGPDLLVDVTDGPDVAEFGESGQLLFSSEYTVSGRSNHIGLRLGGELPERTSHGEVLSRGVPVGAVEVPSREELLVLHRGRGVTAGYPVLAVVTSTGLDVLAQARPGDNVRFRKTTVAEATAAYRRSRAQLETLRESVTTVFGLLGIGCHPQWQDLPVAACS; translated from the coding sequence ATGAGCGGCGGGATCCTGATCCAGCAACCCGGAAATTCCGTGGTTACCGATTTGGGTAGGACACGCGGACCCCGTTACGGCCTCCCCGTCAACGGCGCCGTGGACCAATACTCGGCCCGTGCCGCCAACATCCTGGCCGGCAACCCGGATAACGATCCCTTGGTGGAAATCACGGCCCTGGACTTCCGGATGCAAGCCACCACGGACCTTCTCATCTCCGTCACGGGTGCCCCGCTCACGCTCACAGTGGGTGGCCGTGCCTGCAGCCAGTGGGAACCGGTATCCGTCCGGGCCGGAGAAACCGTCTCCCTTCGTGGCATCCACCGCGGCCTCCGCGCATACCTGGCAGTTCACGGCTCGGTGGAAGCCGAAACCCTGCTGGGCAGTGCTGCGCCGGATACGGTCGTGGGCTTCGGGTTGCAGTTGCGTGAGGGAACCATCCTGGCCACCCGCCGCAGTGTGGGCCCCATACGCCAGCCCTACTTCGATCTTCCCCTTTTCCGGCTTGGCCTTGAACGGCCCAGCATGGGGCCCGATCTGTTGGTCGATGTGACCGACGGGCCGGACGTCGCCGAGTTCGGCGAATCCGGCCAACTCCTCTTCTCCTCGGAGTACACCGTCAGCGGACGCAGCAACCACATCGGGTTGCGGCTCGGGGGTGAACTGCCGGAAAGAACCTCACACGGCGAGGTACTTTCCCGCGGGGTGCCGGTTGGCGCCGTCGAGGTTCCCTCCAGGGAAGAATTGCTGGTCCTGCACCGCGGGCGCGGCGTCACCGCCGGATATCCCGTCCTTGCAGTGGTGACCAGCACCGGACTGGATGTCCTGGCCCAAGCGCGGCCGGGGGACAACGTCCGTTTTCGGAAAACCACCGTGGCAGAAGCAACTGCCGCCTACCGGCGCTCGCGGGCCCAACTCGAAACACTCCGCGAATCCGTCACCACCGTCTTCGGACTCCTCGGCATCGGATGCCATCCCCAGTGGCAGGACCTGCCAGTTGCGGCATGCAGCTAG
- a CDS encoding carboxyltransferase domain-containing protein, with the protein MSPSTASPTEIHESGDSALRVVAISPDSEENWATVHRLASWLEDCGAEGLYGAVPTYDSVLVEFDSVLVSARQMRAFVKLGLTELGRAGGAAVAPRYFDVPVVYGGEYGPDLEKVAAHQGLTTDEVIRLHTGKTYTIRCLGAPAGSPMMDGPAFPRPVPRLKDPRLSVPAGAVSVAGRQAVIAPAAAPGGWCVIGQTPYSVLNIRREPLVPYRPGDILTFRQIQAEDFGGFAGMELQPSDLPAGRRSSDPGATP; encoded by the coding sequence GTGTCGCCATCCACAGCCTCACCCACCGAGATCCACGAATCCGGCGATTCCGCGCTCCGCGTGGTGGCGATCTCCCCTGACTCCGAAGAGAACTGGGCAACCGTCCACCGCCTGGCCAGTTGGCTGGAGGACTGCGGTGCCGAAGGGCTTTACGGCGCGGTCCCCACCTACGACTCCGTCCTGGTGGAATTCGACTCCGTCCTGGTCTCTGCCCGGCAGATGCGCGCTTTCGTGAAGCTCGGCCTCACAGAGCTGGGGCGCGCAGGTGGAGCAGCCGTTGCTCCCCGATACTTCGATGTCCCCGTTGTTTACGGCGGAGAGTACGGCCCGGACCTGGAAAAGGTAGCAGCGCACCAAGGCCTCACCACGGATGAAGTGATCCGGCTCCACACCGGAAAGACCTACACCATCCGTTGCTTGGGAGCGCCGGCAGGATCACCCATGATGGACGGCCCCGCTTTCCCCAGGCCTGTACCGCGCTTGAAGGACCCCCGGTTGAGTGTCCCCGCCGGCGCAGTCTCGGTAGCGGGCCGCCAAGCTGTCATCGCGCCGGCCGCAGCCCCCGGCGGCTGGTGCGTCATCGGTCAGACCCCCTACTCGGTGTTGAACATTCGGCGCGAACCACTGGTGCCATACCGGCCCGGCGACATCCTCACGTTCAGGCAGATCCAAGCAGAAGATTTCGGCGGCTTTGCAGGCATGGAGCTTCAGCCCAGCGACCTGCCAGCCGGCCGCCGATCCAGCGATCCGGGCGCGACGCCATGA
- a CDS encoding 5-oxoprolinase subunit PxpA, giving the protein MNPMIDLVADLGEGFGAYTIGDDSELLDIVTSANIACGFHAGDPDIMAATVAECVRRGVGIGAHPSFPDLRGFGRRDMGLTAAEVQNDVLYQLGALNAFAAFHGTKVEHLAPHGRLGNLVAVRPDYAKAVAEAAARVDSGLTVVAQEGELATAAREAGLNVAIVGIVDRAYQEDGTLVPRSQPGAVLHDPTEIVDRTLRMVAEGKLRCANGVDIDITVDTVLLHGDNPGAVELARLIRTELLAAGVRIAPLTQVMAAREKVA; this is encoded by the coding sequence GTGAATCCGATGATTGATCTTGTAGCGGATCTGGGAGAGGGATTTGGCGCCTACACCATCGGCGACGATTCCGAGCTCCTGGACATCGTGACAAGCGCCAATATCGCTTGCGGGTTCCACGCCGGCGATCCCGATATTATGGCCGCCACCGTCGCCGAATGCGTTCGCCGCGGCGTCGGCATCGGCGCCCATCCCAGCTTCCCGGACCTGCGTGGTTTCGGCCGCCGGGATATGGGCCTCACGGCAGCAGAAGTTCAGAACGATGTTCTGTACCAGCTGGGTGCGCTCAACGCTTTTGCCGCTTTCCACGGCACCAAGGTGGAACATCTTGCACCCCACGGCAGGCTTGGCAACCTGGTGGCCGTCCGGCCCGACTATGCCAAGGCTGTTGCCGAGGCGGCCGCCCGCGTGGATTCCGGCCTCACAGTGGTAGCCCAAGAGGGCGAACTGGCCACAGCGGCCCGCGAAGCAGGCCTCAACGTCGCCATCGTGGGGATTGTGGACCGCGCTTACCAGGAAGACGGCACACTGGTTCCCCGCAGCCAGCCCGGTGCCGTCCTTCACGATCCCACCGAGATCGTGGACCGGACCCTCCGTATGGTCGCCGAAGGCAAACTCCGCTGTGCGAACGGGGTGGACATCGATATCACCGTGGACACCGTCCTTCTGCACGGCGACAACCCCGGGGCGGTGGAACTCGCGCGGTTGATCCGGACGGAACTGCTCGCCGCCGGCGTCCGGATCGCACCCTTGACCCAGGTCATGGCAGCACGGGAGAAGGTGGCCTGA
- a CDS encoding LysR substrate-binding domain-containing protein: MDTRKLSYFVQIVDSGSITKAAAALHIAQPALSQTVSALENDLKQRLLIRSKQGVEPTAAGHTLYRHAQSILRLVEQARQDVASSGAAPSGRVSIAIAPYSMASSLTPQIISEVGRRYPDIVVHLTEIFGGVLSEAIKNGRLDMALIYEPGAIRGVQFTTMIVEDLHLVVHPDADVTHGKDTITLAEASAIGLFLPEKNHTLRQLIEKGLADQDLPLRLVGEVESVPSLTRLIRANLGGTVLPKSAADALFPDQDFKVLRIVEPGLQSKIALCTPDHEPLSEAASAVLLVVKEMLHQQLITKYGTDPVQLPAHP, encoded by the coding sequence ATGGATACGCGCAAGCTCTCCTACTTCGTTCAAATCGTTGATTCGGGCAGCATCACCAAGGCAGCAGCGGCACTCCACATTGCCCAGCCGGCACTCAGCCAGACCGTGTCCGCTTTGGAGAACGATCTTAAACAGCGCCTGCTGATCCGCAGCAAGCAAGGCGTGGAACCCACCGCGGCCGGACATACCCTTTACCGGCACGCGCAGTCGATCCTGCGTTTGGTTGAGCAGGCCAGGCAGGATGTCGCCTCCTCGGGAGCGGCGCCGTCCGGCAGGGTGTCCATCGCGATCGCCCCTTACAGCATGGCCTCCAGCCTGACCCCCCAGATCATCAGCGAAGTGGGCCGCAGGTACCCGGATATCGTGGTCCATCTGACGGAAATATTCGGCGGGGTTCTCAGTGAAGCCATCAAGAACGGCCGCTTGGACATGGCCCTGATCTACGAGCCTGGAGCCATCCGTGGCGTGCAGTTCACCACCATGATCGTGGAGGACCTCCACCTGGTGGTGCACCCTGACGCGGACGTCACCCACGGCAAGGACACCATCACCCTTGCCGAAGCCAGCGCCATCGGATTGTTCCTTCCCGAGAAAAACCACACGCTGCGCCAGCTCATCGAAAAGGGCCTGGCAGACCAGGACTTGCCGCTCCGGCTGGTGGGCGAGGTGGAATCGGTGCCGTCGTTGACCCGGCTCATCCGGGCCAACCTTGGCGGGACCGTATTGCCGAAGTCGGCAGCGGACGCCCTCTTCCCGGACCAGGACTTCAAGGTGCTCCGGATTGTGGAACCAGGCCTCCAGAGCAAGATCGCACTGTGCACGCCGGATCATGAACCGCTGTCCGAAGCGGCTTCGGCCGTGCTCCTGGTGGTCAAGGAAATGCTCCACCAACAGCTCATCACCAAATACGGAACAGACCCCGTGCAACTTCCTGCACATCCATAA
- a CDS encoding 4-carboxy-4-hydroxy-2-oxoadipate aldolase/oxaloacetate decarboxylase, which produces MIHVKTKFERPEADVVARLAKFSSATIHEAQGRRGALSSRIKPIDRSMSFCGPVVTVACAPQDNLMLQVAIHYAQAGDVVLVGAQEMAEAGTFGDVLGNAMKAKGIAAMVTDSGVRDTQDLIELGLPVFSGSVSIKGTVKETLGPINHPIVFGDEIIYPGDILRGDADGVVVVRREEAEEVIDLSQARDDHERELIKLYHDGGNTIELCGLTEKLKEKGLLVED; this is translated from the coding sequence ATGATCCACGTCAAAACCAAGTTCGAGCGCCCGGAAGCCGATGTGGTGGCGCGCCTCGCCAAGTTCTCCTCCGCCACCATCCATGAAGCCCAGGGCCGCCGCGGCGCCTTGAGTTCCAGGATCAAGCCGATCGATCGCTCCATGTCCTTCTGTGGTCCGGTTGTCACCGTTGCATGCGCGCCGCAGGACAACCTCATGCTGCAGGTGGCCATCCACTACGCGCAAGCCGGCGATGTTGTGCTGGTGGGTGCGCAGGAAATGGCTGAGGCCGGCACGTTCGGCGACGTCCTGGGCAACGCCATGAAAGCCAAGGGGATCGCGGCCATGGTGACCGATTCCGGCGTCCGTGACACCCAGGACCTGATCGAGCTGGGCCTGCCCGTTTTCTCCGGCAGCGTCAGCATCAAGGGCACCGTCAAGGAAACCCTGGGTCCCATCAACCACCCGATCGTCTTCGGTGACGAGATCATCTACCCTGGCGACATCCTCCGGGGCGATGCCGACGGCGTCGTGGTGGTCCGGCGCGAAGAGGCCGAGGAAGTGATCGACCTGTCCCAGGCGCGCGATGACCACGAGCGCGAACTCATCAAGCTCTACCACGATGGCGGCAACACCATCGAGCTCTGCGGGCTGACCGAGAAGCTGAAGGAAAAGGGGCTGCTGGTGGAGGACTGA
- a CDS encoding aspartate transaminase, translating into MSDFLPASRVTRIKSSASVAAAARVRELKADGIPIIDLTVGEPDFDTPDHIKEAAVAAIRDGETKYTSVTGTPELQAAILNKIERDTGLGYGANQLTIGGGAKQVLYVALMASLNEGDQVVIPAPYWVSYPDMVLANDGTPVIVPCGEDVGFKLTPEALRAAITPQTKWVILNAPSNPTGAVYSRGELQALGAVLAENPHVFVLTDEIYDEVYFGEGRVTSLVSAVPALKDRILLVNGVSKAYAMTGWRLGYGVGPAPLIAAMNKLQSQTSSCPSSISQAAAAAALNGDQSFVRDSVEVYRKRRDAAVDGLNSINGLSVAPADGAFYAYVNCSGVIGKTAPDGRVIANDQDFTLYLLDAARVAVIQGSAYGLGPYFRISFATSLETITAGVDSIRDAVNNLN; encoded by the coding sequence ATGTCCGACTTCCTGCCGGCGTCGAGGGTCACGCGTATCAAGTCCTCTGCGAGCGTTGCCGCTGCCGCCCGCGTCCGCGAACTCAAAGCGGACGGCATCCCGATCATCGACCTGACGGTTGGTGAGCCGGACTTCGACACTCCGGACCACATCAAAGAAGCCGCAGTCGCTGCCATCAGAGATGGAGAGACCAAGTACACCTCGGTCACGGGTACACCGGAACTTCAGGCAGCCATCCTGAACAAGATCGAGCGGGACACGGGCCTGGGCTACGGCGCAAACCAGCTCACCATCGGCGGTGGCGCTAAGCAGGTCCTTTACGTGGCGCTGATGGCGTCGCTGAATGAGGGTGACCAAGTGGTCATCCCGGCGCCTTACTGGGTGTCCTACCCGGACATGGTGCTGGCCAACGATGGCACTCCGGTGATCGTCCCCTGTGGCGAGGATGTCGGATTCAAGCTCACCCCGGAAGCTCTGCGCGCGGCCATCACGCCACAGACCAAATGGGTCATCCTCAACGCACCGTCCAACCCGACAGGCGCCGTCTACTCCCGCGGGGAACTGCAGGCACTCGGCGCTGTCCTGGCGGAAAACCCGCACGTCTTTGTCCTGACCGACGAGATTTACGATGAGGTCTACTTCGGCGAAGGTCGCGTCACCAGCCTGGTCTCGGCGGTGCCTGCGCTGAAGGACCGGATCCTCCTGGTCAACGGCGTGTCCAAGGCTTATGCCATGACCGGCTGGCGTCTGGGCTACGGAGTGGGTCCCGCTCCGCTGATCGCGGCCATGAACAAACTGCAATCGCAGACGTCGTCGTGCCCGTCGTCCATCAGCCAGGCGGCCGCCGCAGCTGCCCTCAATGGTGACCAGTCCTTCGTCCGTGACTCGGTGGAGGTGTACCGGAAACGCCGGGACGCCGCCGTCGACGGTTTGAATTCCATCAACGGGCTGTCCGTGGCCCCGGCGGACGGCGCGTTTTACGCCTACGTCAATTGCTCGGGTGTGATCGGCAAAACCGCGCCGGATGGCCGCGTTATCGCCAATGACCAGGACTTCACGCTTTACCTCCTGGACGCTGCCCGCGTGGCTGTCATCCAGGGTTCTGCCTACGGCCTGGGCCCGTACTTCCGTATTTCCTTCGCCACTTCGCTGGAAACCATCACCGCCGGAGTGGATTCCATCCGCGACGCCGTGAACAACCTCAACTAG
- a CDS encoding nuclear transport factor 2 family protein, with protein MTSDVNSWMDKYQHAWTSNEPGDIKALFTEDAVYNDRPHTGKPWNGHQEIVEHWTGDSVDQPGDWTFEWTLMGMDGDTAFVQGLTTYLNGQPTYDNLWVIRFAEDGRAREFTEWYMARK; from the coding sequence ATGACCTCTGACGTGAACTCCTGGATGGACAAGTACCAGCACGCCTGGACGTCCAATGAGCCCGGCGACATCAAGGCACTCTTCACGGAGGACGCCGTCTACAACGATCGGCCGCACACCGGCAAACCCTGGAACGGACACCAGGAGATTGTTGAGCACTGGACCGGCGATTCCGTGGACCAGCCGGGAGACTGGACCTTTGAGTGGACTCTCATGGGCATGGACGGCGATACCGCCTTTGTCCAAGGGCTCACCACCTACCTCAACGGCCAACCCACCTACGACAACTTGTGGGTCATCCGCTTCGCCGAAGACGGACGGGCACGCGAATTCACCGAGTGGTACATGGCCCGCAAGTAA
- a CDS encoding aldolase/citrate lyase family protein produces MPLQLSPTFYSALGDAGRPLAGMWVCSGSPLVAEICAGSGLDWLLIDAEHSPNGLESILSQLHAVSGYPVQVMVRPPVNDPVVIKQYLDLGVQNLMVPMVNSASDAATAVAAVQYPPHGIRGVGSALARSARWNRVPDYLGSASGTISLTVQIESEAAVSAVQEILAVDGVDGIFLGPSDLAASMGLLGQQEHPEVRAAVERCLQAAAAAGKPAGVNAFNESTARAYLDAGASFVLVGADVAVLARASEGFAAKFIPVSETAERESY; encoded by the coding sequence ATGCCACTTCAACTAAGCCCCACTTTCTACTCCGCGTTGGGTGATGCCGGAAGGCCGCTGGCAGGCATGTGGGTGTGCTCCGGCAGTCCCCTGGTAGCAGAGATCTGCGCCGGATCCGGGCTTGATTGGTTGCTGATCGACGCTGAACACAGCCCCAACGGGCTCGAATCGATCCTCTCCCAGTTGCACGCCGTCAGTGGGTACCCGGTGCAGGTCATGGTCCGCCCGCCGGTGAACGATCCTGTGGTCATCAAGCAATACCTGGACCTCGGGGTGCAGAACCTCATGGTGCCCATGGTGAACTCGGCCTCTGACGCCGCAACTGCGGTTGCCGCGGTCCAGTACCCGCCGCACGGCATCCGCGGCGTCGGTTCGGCGCTGGCCCGCTCCGCACGCTGGAACAGGGTTCCGGACTATCTCGGCTCTGCGTCAGGTACCATCAGCCTCACCGTCCAGATCGAGTCCGAAGCTGCTGTTTCGGCAGTCCAGGAGATCTTGGCCGTCGATGGCGTGGACGGCATCTTCCTGGGCCCATCCGATTTGGCCGCCTCCATGGGTTTGCTGGGACAGCAGGAACATCCGGAGGTGAGGGCCGCCGTCGAGCGTTGCCTGCAAGCCGCAGCAGCGGCCGGCAAACCGGCTGGCGTGAACGCCTTCAACGAATCGACCGCCCGCGCCTACCTCGACGCCGGTGCCTCCTTTGTCCTGGTGGGCGCCGATGTTGCGGTGCTGGCCCGGGCCTCGGAAGGGTTCGCCGCGAAGTTCATCCCCGTGTCAGAGACGGCGGAGCGTGAGAGTTACTGA
- the hpaH gene encoding 2-oxo-hept-4-ene-1,7-dioate hydratase, which translates to MLDAKTIEAIADELVEAGRNRKPVPRLTARYPEMTVEDSYAVQQLWMRRNEEAGRTLVGRKIGLTSKAMQAATGITEPDYGAIFDDMVLDTGCSVEWDQYTHPRVEVELAFVLKSALKGPGCTIFDVLNATDYVVPALEILDSRIEMEGRTIVDTISDNAAMGAMVVGGRPVRPDAVDLRWVSAILYKNQTVEETGVAAGVLDHPANGVHWLANKIAAHGDSMKAGDIILAGSFTRPLWVYKGDTVHADYGPLGVVTCHFN; encoded by the coding sequence ATGCTGGACGCAAAGACGATCGAAGCCATAGCCGATGAACTGGTGGAAGCGGGGCGGAACCGCAAGCCGGTGCCGCGGCTGACTGCCCGTTATCCGGAGATGACGGTGGAGGATTCCTATGCCGTGCAGCAGTTGTGGATGCGGCGGAATGAGGAAGCAGGCCGCACGTTGGTGGGGCGGAAGATCGGCTTGACGTCCAAGGCCATGCAGGCCGCCACGGGCATCACGGAACCGGATTACGGTGCCATTTTTGATGACATGGTCCTGGACACAGGGTGCTCCGTGGAGTGGGACCAGTACACGCACCCACGGGTGGAGGTGGAACTGGCGTTCGTGCTGAAAAGCGCGTTGAAAGGCCCAGGCTGCACCATTTTCGATGTCCTCAATGCCACCGACTACGTGGTTCCGGCTCTTGAGATCCTGGACTCCAGGATCGAGATGGAGGGCCGGACCATCGTGGACACCATCTCCGACAACGCTGCGATGGGCGCCATGGTGGTGGGTGGCCGCCCGGTGCGGCCGGACGCCGTCGACCTTCGCTGGGTCTCCGCGATCCTGTACAAGAACCAGACCGTCGAGGAAACCGGAGTGGCAGCCGGAGTGCTGGACCACCCGGCCAACGGGGTCCACTGGCTGGCCAACAAGATCGCCGCGCACGGTGATTCCATGAAAGCCGGGGACATCATCCTGGCGGGTTCCTTCACCCGCCCGCTGTGGGTGTACAAAGGCGATACCGTGCACGCTGACTATGGACCACTGGGAGTTGTCACATGCCACTTCAACTAA
- the hpaD gene encoding 3,4-dihydroxyphenylacetate 2,3-dioxygenase, protein MSNNFTGPIPTPTVPAPDIVRCAYLELVVTDLAKSRAFYVDLLGLHVTEEDENTIYLRSFEEFIHHNLVLRKGPVAAAAAFAYRVKSPAEVDAAEAYYRELGCRVERRKEGFTKGVGDSVRVEDPLGFPYEFFYDVEHVERLTQRYDLYSAGELVRLDHFNQVTPDVPRGRAYLEDLGFRVSEDIKDSDGVTYAAWMHRKQTVHDTALTGGNGPRLHHIAFSTHEKHNIIQICDKMGALRISDRIERGPGRHGVSNAFYLYILDPDGHRVEIYTQDYYTGDPDNPTVTWDVHDNQRRDWWGNPVVPSWYTEASLVLDLDGNPQPIIEREDKSEMAVTVGADGFSYTRPDAASGEAAEGFKLGAQV, encoded by the coding sequence ATGAGCAACAACTTCACCGGCCCCATCCCCACCCCCACGGTTCCTGCCCCGGATATTGTCCGCTGCGCCTACCTCGAGCTGGTGGTCACCGACCTGGCCAAGTCCCGCGCGTTCTACGTGGACCTCCTGGGCCTGCACGTCACCGAGGAAGACGAGAACACCATCTACCTGCGCTCCTTTGAGGAGTTCATCCACCACAACCTGGTCCTGCGCAAGGGACCGGTTGCCGCGGCTGCCGCCTTCGCCTACCGGGTGAAGTCCCCGGCCGAAGTGGACGCCGCCGAGGCCTACTACCGTGAACTGGGCTGCCGGGTGGAGCGCCGCAAGGAAGGCTTCACCAAGGGCGTGGGCGATTCCGTCCGCGTGGAAGATCCGCTGGGTTTCCCGTACGAGTTCTTCTACGACGTAGAGCACGTGGAACGCCTCACCCAGCGCTACGATCTCTACTCCGCAGGGGAGCTGGTCCGGCTGGACCACTTCAACCAGGTCACCCCGGACGTCCCGCGCGGCCGGGCCTATCTCGAGGATCTGGGCTTCCGCGTCTCCGAAGACATCAAGGACTCCGACGGCGTCACGTACGCCGCGTGGATGCACCGCAAGCAGACCGTGCATGACACCGCCCTGACCGGCGGCAACGGGCCGCGCCTGCACCACATTGCGTTCTCCACGCACGAGAAGCACAACATCATCCAGATCTGCGACAAGATGGGCGCCCTGCGCATCTCCGACCGCATCGAACGCGGCCCCGGACGCCACGGTGTATCCAACGCGTTCTACCTCTACATCCTTGACCCGGACGGCCACCGCGTAGAGATCTACACCCAGGACTACTACACCGGTGATCCGGACAACCCCACCGTCACGTGGGACGTCCACGACAACCAGCGCCGCGACTGGTGGGGAAACCCTGTGGTCCCGTCCTGGTACACGGAAGCCTCCCTGGTCCTGGACCTCGACGGCAACCCGCAGCCCATCATCGAACGCGAAGACAAGTCCGAAATGGCCGTCACCGTGGGCGCCGATGGCTTCTCCTACACCCGCCCCGATGCCGCTTCCGGTGAAGCTGCCGAGGGCTTCAAATTGGGAGCGCAGGTCTAA